The following are encoded together in the Lactuca sativa cultivar Salinas chromosome 1, Lsat_Salinas_v11, whole genome shotgun sequence genome:
- the LOC128128143 gene encoding uncharacterized protein LOC128128143, with protein sequence MINVEKKIDCKRKDDINSKSDSSQAFEVGVNKVVRQKEVIDVIRDNNLGMCVVVESHVKVLNLKNVCSKTFGNWDWVSNNRYCEVGTRIIVGWDPKLFEVLVIAQSRQVIHCYIRVCGSNYSMYIAFIYAASRYIERRVLWDDLKKHSLVVKKEAWCILGDFNVAMKNSDYSEGCSKICNEVDEFIECINFIEVEDLNSTRFHFTWNKSPTRNKGLLKKLERVMVNLKFLSDQPLAHVVFKPYRTFDHCPAILNTPNCKMRWKPSFRFVNFITNKEEFLPLVFQKLKLLKKHCRDLCNKYRGSGKKIKELRKDLGNKQMEIDLNPLNDNYRKEHANILYEYNVACNDEEKLLSQRAKIKWLSDGDNNTKFFHSCLKSRNNRNRILMILDEDGRWIRGNAMKEKFVNHFNNFLGCEDITDLSLLNDDFFQKKLDKRVALSMIRVVTDEEVMAAMFDIDDNHAPGPDGFSSKFFKKNSLGDVVSHNQSAFIPGRSILDNILLAQELMVGYKSKSGVPKCTLKVDIQKAYDTVDWKFLNRILLGFGKRGLRQGDPLSPYLFTMVMEVFNLILLKKIEERQNFKYHFFSYGNGNSARVIKCALEEFKSVSGLKASMEKVQIFFSCVKPNMRRIILVLVDKIKVKVLNWKNKMLSFAGRLQLINLVLTSIHVYWASIFKIPIATIKEIEKICRSFLWANEFLGYLAKEKHELDLEKVFGGKENYLTPCCVLYWKWKEHFSLA encoded by the exons ATGATTAATGTTGAAAAGAAGATCGATTGCAAAAGAAAGGATGATATCAACAGTAAAAGTGATTCTTCTCAGGCATTTGAGGTG GGGGTAAATAAAGTTGTTAGGCAAAAGGAGGTTATTGATGTTATAAGGGATAATAACCTGGGAATGTGTGTTGTGGTTGAATCCCATGTCAAGGTTTTAAATTTGAAGAATGTTTGTAGTAAAACCTTTGGTAATTGGGATTGGGTCTCTAATAATAGGTACTGTGAAGTTGGTACCAGAATAATTGTAGGATGGGATCCTAAACTTTTTGAAGTTTTGGTTATTGCCCAATCTAGACAAGTAATTCATTGCTATATTAGAGTGTGTGGGTCTAATTATAGCATGTATATCGCCTTTATATATGCTGCTTCTAGATATATTGAGAGAAGGGTTTTATGGGATGATTTAAAAAAGCATAGCTTAGTTGTGAAGAAGGAAGCTTGGTGTATTCTTGGTGACTTTAATGTTGCCATGAAGAATTCTGATTACTCTGAAGGTTGTTCCAAAATTTGTAATGAAGTTGATGAATTTATTGAGTGCATCAACTTTATAGAAGTTGAGGATCTGAACAGTACTAGATTTCACTTCACTTGGAATAAGTCTCCTACTAGGAATAAAGGTTTGTTGAAGAAACTGGAGAGGGTGATGGTGAATTTGAAATTCTTATCTGATCAACCCCTTGCTCATGTTGTGTTTAAACCATATCGTACCTTTGATCATTGCCCTGCTATTCTAAACACTCCTAACTGTAAAATGAGATGGAAACCTTCTTTTAGGTTTGTTAATTTCATTACAAATAAGGAAGAGTTTTTACCCCTG GTATTTCAAAAGCTGAAGTTATTAAAAAAGCACTGTAGGGACCTGTGTAATAAATACAGAGGTTCAGGGAAGAAAATTAAGGAGTTAAGGAAGGACTTGGGGAATAAACAGATGGAAATTGATCTGAACCCTCTTAATGATAATTATAGGAAGgagcatgctaatattctttATGAATATAATGTTGCTTGTAATGATGAAGAAAAGCTTCTTTCGCAGAGGGCCAAGATCAAGTGGTTATCGGATGGGGATAATAATACCAAGTTTTTTCACAGCTGTTTGAAAAGTAGAAATAATAGGAATCGAATTTTGATGATTCTGGATGAGGATGGAAGATGGATAAGGGGAAATGCTATGAAGGAGAAATTTGTTAATCATTTTAACAATTTCTTGGGCTGTGAAGATATTACTGATTTATCTCTTCTTAATGATGATTTCTTTCAGAAAAAATTAGATAAAAGAGTGGCCTTAAGTATGATTCGGGTGGtcacagatgaagaagttatggctgcCATGTTTGATATTGATGACAATCATGCCCCTGGTCCTGATGGATTCTCTTCTAAGTTTTTTAAAAA GAATAGCTTGGGTGATGTTGTTAGTCATAACCAATCTGCTTTTATCCCAGGAAGATCAATTTTAGACAACATATTGCTTGCTCAAGAGCTGATGGTGGGGTATAAAAGTAAAAGTGGTGTGCCTAAGTGTACTTTAAAAGTTGATATTCAAAAGGCTTATGACACTGTGGATTGGAAATTCTTAAATAGAATTCTTTTGGGGTTTG GCAAAAGAGGACTTAGGCAGGGAGATCCTCTTTCTCCTTACCTGTTTACTATGGTTATGGAAGTTTTCAATTTAATTCTtttgaagaaaattgaagaaagacAAAATTTCAAATACCACT TtttttcttatggaaatgggaatTCTGCTAGAGTGATTAAATGTGCTCTTGAAGAATTCAAATCTGTGTCTGGGCTGAAAGCTAGTATGGAAAAAGTTCAAATCTTTTTTAGTTGTGTCAAGCCTAATATGAGAAggattattttgg TGCTTGTTGATAAGATAAAGGTGAAAGTGCTTAACTGGAAAAATAAGATGCTATCCTTTGCTGGGAGATTACAACTCATCAATTTAGTATTGACTTCAATTCATGTGTACTGGGCTTCTATTTTCAAAATTCCTATTGCTACTATTAAAGAGATAGAGAAGATCTGTAGAAGTTTTTTGTGGGCAAAT GAATTTTTGGGATATTTGGCAAAGGAGAAGCATGAATTGGACTTGGAAAAGGTTTTTGGAGGAAAGGAAAATTATTTGACCCCATGTTGTGTCCTGTACTGGAAATGGAAGGAACACTTCTCTTTGGCATGA